The Aliiroseovarius pelagivivens genome contains a region encoding:
- a CDS encoding ATP-grasp domain-containing protein, giving the protein MGQSALSILICSAGRRVGLVEAFYAAADRLALDLTILACDVDPEHSAACAIADHAFEVPRGDDPAYVDAIKDIVRKFNVALVVPTIDTELLQLAQSLNAFKELGARVHISELSVIEVARDKALTSTVFAKAGVPVPQTMNEAQFRADPSALTWPVFAKPSGGSASRGLAVYQNIDDVPDRFDEPMIFQDTLEGPEYTINMFVDQSGTLKCVVPHIRLSIRAGEVEKGRTERREDLKEIAQGIAKALPGLRGVACFQIIDDPRFGPRVIEINARFGGGYPLADHAGATFAQWLLEEVCGLPPTANDDWRDGVLMLRYDRAVYQG; this is encoded by the coding sequence ATGGGGCAGTCGGCGCTTTCTATTCTTATCTGCTCTGCTGGACGCCGTGTTGGCTTGGTCGAGGCATTTTACGCCGCCGCAGATCGATTGGCGCTGGATCTGACCATTCTGGCTTGTGACGTGGATCCGGAACACAGTGCAGCTTGTGCGATTGCGGATCACGCCTTTGAAGTGCCGCGCGGTGATGATCCTGCCTATGTCGATGCGATCAAAGATATCGTGCGGAAATTCAATGTGGCGTTGGTGGTACCCACAATTGACACTGAACTTCTGCAGCTGGCGCAATCGTTGAATGCGTTCAAGGAACTTGGCGCTCGGGTTCATATTTCGGAACTTTCAGTGATCGAGGTCGCGCGGGATAAAGCGCTGACATCAACCGTCTTTGCGAAGGCAGGTGTTCCCGTGCCGCAGACGATGAATGAAGCGCAGTTTAGGGCGGACCCTTCGGCGCTGACATGGCCTGTTTTTGCAAAACCCAGCGGCGGCAGTGCCAGCCGTGGATTGGCGGTTTATCAGAACATTGACGATGTGCCCGACCGATTTGATGAGCCGATGATCTTTCAAGACACGCTGGAAGGGCCTGAATACACGATCAATATGTTCGTGGATCAGTCCGGCACCCTGAAATGTGTGGTGCCGCATATCAGGCTAAGCATACGTGCAGGAGAGGTTGAAAAGGGCCGCACTGAACGACGTGAAGACCTGAAAGAAATTGCGCAGGGAATTGCCAAGGCGCTCCCGGGATTGCGCGGAGTGGCCTGTTTTCAGATCATTGATGACCCAAGGTTTGGCCCCCGTGTGATTGAGATCAACGCGCGCTTTGGCGGCGGCTATCCCCTTGCAGATCATGCAGGGGCGACGTTTGCACAATGGTTGTTAGAGGAGGTTTGCGGGCTTCCACCCACAGCGAATGACGACTGGCGGGATGGTGTCCTGATGCTTCGCTATGACCGCGCCGTGTATCAGGGATAA
- a CDS encoding HAD family hydrolase — MLVFDLDDTLYLERDFAFSGYVSVGDWVQEQYGLTGFEPQCRKLFEDGERRQVFNRASEAIGLEPSQDLILRLVDVYRNHPPSIHLCDDVQRFFAQRVGPFGLITDGPEQMQRNKISALGLEAYLAHICPTGAWPTGYGKPHPRSYEMMEDAAASGQMMVYVADNPAKDFVTPKARGWRTVQINRPGRVHAPEAPDDLHMADCVINSFDDLDDVLAG; from the coding sequence GTGTTGGTATTTGATCTGGATGATACTCTGTATCTTGAACGGGACTTTGCGTTCAGCGGATATGTCAGCGTGGGCGATTGGGTACAGGAACAATACGGGCTGACGGGGTTTGAGCCGCAGTGTCGCAAACTATTTGAAGACGGCGAACGGCGTCAAGTTTTCAACCGTGCCAGCGAGGCCATCGGGCTTGAGCCTAGTCAAGATCTCATCCTTCGCTTGGTCGATGTCTACCGCAATCACCCTCCGAGCATTCACCTCTGCGATGACGTCCAACGATTTTTTGCGCAAAGGGTTGGGCCGTTTGGGTTGATCACCGATGGACCAGAGCAGATGCAGCGCAACAAGATCTCTGCATTGGGGCTTGAGGCCTATCTGGCGCATATCTGCCCGACGGGGGCGTGGCCTACGGGATACGGAAAACCTCATCCACGGTCTTATGAAATGATGGAAGACGCCGCCGCATCAGGCCAGATGATGGTCTATGTTGCGGACAATCCGGCAAAGGATTTCGTAACGCCAAAAGCACGAGGGTGGAGGACGGTTCAGATCAACCGTCCGGGGCGGGTGCATGCACCTGAAGCCCCAGACGATTTGCATATGGCCGATTGCGTGATCAATAGCTTTGACGA